The genomic region GCGCCCATCAGCAACCTCTCTTTTTCATTATCTCTTTTTGAATATAAACGCTACGGCTACTAAGGTCACCACAAAATGAGTTATCACAAAACCAAGTCGCGCCTAAACCGTGCCACAAAAAAACCATCCATACCGCCCTGGTCTGTCAGATGACAAGGCAAGCTCCGTACATCGCCCTGCGGTGAAATTAGCACCTCCCCAAGACCCGTGATATTAATGTCGGTAATTTTGACAGGGTGACGCTGAAACTGAGGCTGGCGAGATAAAAAGTCTGCCGCCTGATACTCTCCCTCCTCCGGTTGCAAAGAACACACGCAATACAACAACACACCTCCGGGAGCGGTTAGAGTCGCCGCATGGTCTAGTAGACGTCGTTGCAGAGCTGCCATAGTTGTTACATCGTCAGGCTGTTTGAGCCACGCAATATCCGGATGCCGCCGCATAGTTCCGGTGGCGCTACAAGGAGCGTCCAACAACACGGCACTAGCTTGTTTGGGCGGTGTGTCCGGTTGCCATTGTTCCGCATCTGCCATTACCAGCTGCGCCTCAAGGCAGAGACGAGAAAGATTAGTTGCCAACAGCTCAAGACGCCGGGCCGAAACATCAACGGCTGTCACATGGGCACCTAAAGCGGCCAGTTGCGCCGTCTTGCCACCGGGGGCGGCGCACAAATCGAAGATTTGCTGCCCTGCAACCGACCCCATAAGAGAGATTGCTATGGCGGCGGCGGCATCTTGCACCCACCACGCCCCTTCATTATAACCCGGCAACGCCTCTACCACTCCCCTGCGGGAAAGACGCAAAGTTGAACCCAACTGCACACCTTCCGGTAAAGATGCGACCGGGAACGATGAAGATGGTTTTACGGTAAGATCTAAAGGCGGCTCTTCAAGATGGGCTTGTGCTATAGCACGGGAGGCAGTTTCACCATACGCACGGGCCCAACTGGCCATAAGCCAGTCCGGGGTATTGAGAGTAGCTTCATCTTGCTCAATTATAAGTTCCGGCCCTTCACGAACGGCAGCCCGAAGCACAGCGTTGACCAACCCCTTCCACGGTCGTGTGCGGGGATGAGCAGCAGCATGGACTACTGCTAAATTAACAGCGGCATGGGGAGCAGTGTTCAAAAATAAAATCTGGGCAAGCGCTACCCGCAAAATGCTAATCACTAAAGCCTGCCGCTGACCCAGAGGTTTTTTTATAAAAACATCAAGAAGCGCATCTAACTGCCCTTTGCGCCGTAAGACGGTAAGCGCTATAGCGCGGGCATGACCTCTATCGCGCCTTTCCAGAGAGCGGGTTATGAGACCAAACGCCTCACCATCCAGAGGTTTGCGCTGCGCCAAAACATGATGCACCAATTTGACGGCAGCAAGGCGGGTGGCTTGTCCAGCTTCTGTCATATTATCTTCAGGCTCCCCTCAGGATGTAGTATAAAGACGGCCTGAGACCGCCAACGATAAGATAACCGCCATGGATAATACACCAAACTACAAGCGCCATCTGTCCGCAGTAGCCCAGCGAGCGCTGCAAGAAGCACAAGAGCGAGCCCG from Parvularculales bacterium harbors:
- a CDS encoding transcription antitermination factor NusB; translated protein: MTEAGQATRLAAVKLVHHVLAQRKPLDGEAFGLITRSLERRDRGHARAIALTVLRRKGQLDALLDVFIKKPLGQRQALVISILRVALAQILFLNTAPHAAVNLAVVHAAAHPRTRPWKGLVNAVLRAAVREGPELIIEQDEATLNTPDWLMASWARAYGETASRAIAQAHLEEPPLDLTVKPSSSFPVASLPEGVQLGSTLRLSRRGVVEALPGYNEGAWWVQDAAAAIAISLMGSVAGQQIFDLCAAPGGKTAQLAALGAHVTAVDVSARRLELLATNLSRLCLEAQLVMADAEQWQPDTPPKQASAVLLDAPCSATGTMRRHPDIAWLKQPDDVTTMAALQRRLLDHAATLTAPGGVLLYCVCSLQPEEGEYQAADFLSRQPQFQRHPVKITDINITGLGEVLISPQGDVRSLPCHLTDQGGMDGFFVARFRRDLVL